Part of the Kangiella geojedonensis genome is shown below.
TTGGCAGTATTCCTTTTTCTGTCTGCTGTGCTTCAATGTCGAGCGTAACCAACTCACCTTGTGGCTGAATTTTGCTCAATGGATCCCTAAAATCCAGTGGCATAAATGGGCTGGCTAAAGTCATGAAGTAACCAATTGGCGTATTTTCTGCCTCCAAAAGCCAGTCAGTATTGGTAGCAGATGTTTCTCGTCTCACTAATTTAAAATAACTGTCATAATTTTTTAGTTGGCCTTCGCCACTTCGTTCAACCACATGGAACTGATCGCTGGAAAAAATCGATAGATTCCCTTCCGTTTGATAGTTAATTTCAGCATCAAGTTTAGCTACCCGTGAACTAGTGCTTGCAGCTGAGAATAACAGCCGACCGGACTTAGGGGTTTCACCTTCGTACTCCAACCAGAACTCAGTATCGGCTAACTCCACTGGAATGCCTTGTGGTAACTCAAAAAAGTCAGTGCTATCGATAACATCAAAGTCTCTTAATAATCCGTAGACTTTAATAGGGTTCTTTTTATCGAATGGTTGCCCTTTAGACTCAACAATAATTCTGCCTTGTGAGGCAAAAGAACTTTGAGACTCAATAATTAGCTGCCGTTGTTGGCCGAGCTTTGTAAAGCCGATTGAGTTAAATTGCACCGTTCTGACTGTATTGTCTTTATGCAAATTAAGGCTGACATCATTAAGGTTGATAGATTCTTGATCGATGATTTCAGGGTAACGTTTAAGTAACACACTAAAATCTACCGAAAACGGTTCTACATTTTGTGTCAAGCTGGAAATTAAAATTTCAGCACTGGCTTGGTTAACCTCAATGGTTTCAGTGATCAAGTAACCGTTAAATAAACTTTCCCAAAAATTTAATACAACGTAAGTTTTATCGGCTTGGTAGGATTGAGATTTGTTTTGATTGCTCCAGGTCGCTCCATTGATAAAGATGCTAGGCTTAAACTCAGACCAATCAACTTCCAGCGACTCATAATCAAATGCCCCGCCTATCTGGCCTTCAACCAGAGCAACCATACGCTCTTTATTGTCGGTCCAATAAGGAAGGGTTAGCTTAACGACAGACAGGAGTAAAACGAAAATAATGACAAGAATTGACACTAACCATAAGACTGAGGTTAGAAAACGTCTAAATAATCGTGTCAATGTTTTAGCCATTAAGAATCCAGCTACATTAAGACCACATCAAACTGCTCAGGTGAGTAAAGACTTTCTACCTGCAGTTTAATAGGTTTATCAATTTCGACTTCTAGATCGCCGAGACTACTCGCCTCTTCATCCAATAAACAGTCAACGACTTCCTGACTCGCCAACACTAGGAACTTTTGCACATCGTAGGTTCGTGCCGCACGACTCAGCTCTCGGAAAATTTCATAACAGACCGTCACTGCTGTTTTCACATAACCGCGACCATTACACTGTTGGCAGGGCTCACACAATAAACGCTCCAAACTTTCACGAGACCGCTTGCGAGTCATTTCAACTAGACCGAGCGATGACACTTCCGTGATTTGTGTTTTGACATGGTCCTTTTCGAGAAGCCTTTCTAAGGTTCGGAGGACTTGTCGCTTGTGCTCCTCTTCTTTCATATCAATGAAATCAACAATGATAATTCCACCGAGGTTTCTCAGGCGCAATTGTCTCGCCAACGCTGTAGCGGCTTCGAGGTTGGTCCTAAAAATTGTTTCCTCTAAATTCTTATGCCCAACAAAAGCCCCGGTATTGACGTCAACCGTGGTCATGGCTTCAGTTTGATCAATAATTAAATAGCCACCAGACTTAAGCTGTACTTTTCGTTCTAAGGCTTTCTTAATTTCTTCTTCAACATTATAAAGGTCGAAAATGGGGCGTTCGCTTTCGTACAGCTCAATGCGGCTTTCCATATCTGGAAGAAATTTTTGTACAAATTTAATGATTCGATCTAAGGTTGTCTGATCATCAATACGCACTCGCTCAACATCATCTTCAAAGATATCGCGCATAATCCGAAGCTCTAAACTCAAGTCTTCATGAATTAAGCCCGGTGCTTTTACCTGCTTAGATTTCTCGGTCACGCCTTTCCACAGCTTCGCCAGAAACAGTGCATCTCTGACCAACTCTTTTTCGCTGGCACCTTCTGCGGCCGTCCGAATGATAAAGCCATTATCGAGATCTTCGTGTTCTTCAAGAAGTTCACGCAATCTTACTCGCTCATGCTCATCATCAATTCGCTGAGAAACCCCCACATGCTCCGTGTCTGGCATTAAAACTAGATATCGGGATGGAATCGTAATATGAGTTGTGAGTCGAGCGCCTTTACTGCTAATAGGGTCTTTAATAACCTGAACAGTTATTTTCTGACCTTCATGCAACACGGAAGTGATATCCGTTTCTTGTGCCTGTTGCTTATCTAACAGTTGAGCCCCTTCTATGGCTTGTTTACTGCCTTCGGCTTTGTCCGTCACAATATCAGCCAGATGCAGAAAAGCCGCTTTTTCATGCCCAATATCAACAAATGCAGCCTGCATACCGGGCATAACGCGTTTTACAACGCCTTTGTAGATATTTCCAACGATGCCTCTATTCTCGGTGCGTTCAATATGCAGTTCCTGCAATACACCATTTTCGACAATAGAAGCTCGCGTTTCTTGAGGGGTGATATTAATTAGAATTTCATCGCGCATGCTACAACAACCTCTCTCCAGACTAACCCAGCCCGCTTAACGCAAACTGAACCTTGGCCTGTTCAAGCAGCTGACGCGTTTCATAAACAGGCAACCCCACAACATTAGTATAACTACCACTAATCGTTTCTATCAGGCTACCACCGATTCCTTGTATGGCATAACCACCAGCTTTCCCCAGCGGTTCTTGAGTTTGGCAATAAGCCTCGATGGTCTTTTGCTTTAATGCTGCAAAAACAACGTCTGTTTTAACCGTTTTTTGTAAGAAACCACCACTCACAGCCAAAACCACACTCGACATAACCGTATGACGGTCACCGCTTAATCGCAGTAACAGTTCTGCCGCATGCTCAAGATCATTCGGTTTGCCTAATGGCTCTCCCTGATGAGCCACCGTCGTATCCGCACTGAGAATAGGTAGTTGGTTAGGGTTATCCAGTGACTTAAGGGCTGACTGAGCT
Proteins encoded:
- a CDS encoding Maf family protein, whose product is MSTHYSKIYLASGSPRRKELLTQLGVDYIQIANDFDETRLLDESPLDYVERVALGKAQSALKSLDNPNQLPILSADTTVAHQGEPLGKPNDLEHAAELLLRLSGDRHTVMSSVVLAVSGGFLQKTVKTDVVFAALKQKTIEAYCQTQEPLGKAGGYAIQGIGGSLIETISGSYTNVVGLPVYETRQLLEQAKVQFALSGLG
- the rng gene encoding ribonuclease G, with amino-acid sequence MRDEILINITPQETRASIVENGVLQELHIERTENRGIVGNIYKGVVKRVMPGMQAAFVDIGHEKAAFLHLADIVTDKAEGSKQAIEGAQLLDKQQAQETDITSVLHEGQKITVQVIKDPISSKGARLTTHITIPSRYLVLMPDTEHVGVSQRIDDEHERVRLRELLEEHEDLDNGFIIRTAAEGASEKELVRDALFLAKLWKGVTEKSKQVKAPGLIHEDLSLELRIMRDIFEDDVERVRIDDQTTLDRIIKFVQKFLPDMESRIELYESERPIFDLYNVEEEIKKALERKVQLKSGGYLIIDQTEAMTTVDVNTGAFVGHKNLEETIFRTNLEAATALARQLRLRNLGGIIIVDFIDMKEEEHKRQVLRTLERLLEKDHVKTQITEVSSLGLVEMTRKRSRESLERLLCEPCQQCNGRGYVKTAVTVCYEIFRELSRAARTYDVQKFLVLASQEVVDCLLDEEASSLGDLEVEIDKPIKLQVESLYSPEQFDVVLM